A window of the Proteus terrae subsp. cibarius genome harbors these coding sequences:
- the thrB gene encoding homoserine kinase — protein sequence MEIGSLSVVKVYAPASIGNVSVGFDVLGAAVSPIDGQLLGDCVTVEAASAFTLESKGHFVGKLPSDPKQNIVYQCWQLFCEKLGKVLPVAMTLEKNMPIGSGLGSSACSVVAALVALNEFAQKPFGERQLLLMMGELEGRISGSVHYDNVAPCYLGGLQLILEQNGTICQSVPTFDDWYWVMAYPGIKVSTAEARAILPKQYSKADIINHGRYLSGFIHACHTQQSGLAANLMQDVIAEPYRTQLLPGFEKAREASQKKGALACGISGSGPTIFTISDSLEIAQEMAEWLKQNYVQNSEGFVHICRIDTRGARQIG from the coding sequence ATGGAAATTGGGAGTTTAAGCGTGGTTAAAGTTTATGCACCAGCATCAATAGGCAACGTGAGTGTTGGATTCGATGTCCTTGGCGCGGCAGTTTCACCTATTGATGGGCAATTACTGGGTGACTGTGTCACTGTTGAAGCGGCTTCGGCATTTACACTTGAAAGTAAAGGGCACTTTGTTGGCAAACTACCTTCAGATCCTAAGCAAAATATTGTGTACCAATGTTGGCAGTTGTTTTGTGAGAAGTTAGGCAAAGTACTTCCTGTTGCAATGACACTTGAGAAAAATATGCCAATTGGTTCTGGCTTAGGATCAAGTGCTTGTTCTGTTGTTGCGGCATTGGTTGCGCTTAATGAATTTGCTCAAAAGCCTTTTGGTGAAAGGCAATTGCTGCTGATGATGGGCGAGCTTGAAGGACGTATTTCAGGTAGTGTTCACTATGATAATGTTGCGCCTTGTTATTTAGGTGGGCTACAACTTATTTTGGAACAAAATGGCACTATTTGTCAGTCTGTACCAACTTTTGATGATTGGTATTGGGTTATGGCATATCCGGGGATTAAAGTTTCTACGGCAGAAGCTAGAGCGATTTTACCAAAACAATACTCTAAAGCTGACATTATTAACCACGGTCGTTATTTATCTGGCTTTATTCATGCTTGCCATACTCAGCAATCAGGATTAGCCGCTAATTTGATGCAAGATGTGATTGCTGAGCCTTATCGCACTCAACTTCTTCCTGGGTTTGAAAAAGCCAGAGAGGCTTCGCAGAAGAAAGGCGCATTAGCTTGTGGCATTTCAGGCTCAGGGCCTACCATTTTTACGATTAGTGATTCATTAGAAATCGCACAAGAGATGGCCGAATGGCTGAAACAAAACTATGTACAAAACAGTGAAGGCTTTGTACATATCTGCCGTATAGATACGCGTGGCGCAAGACAGATAGGGTAA
- the thrC gene encoding threonine synthase, which produces MKLYNLKDNQEQVSFAQAVKQGLGKQQGLFFPQDLPSFSKAEIDELLALDFATRSSRILTAFIGDEIPADVLAKRISTAFAFPAPVTQVEDDVSCLELFHGPTLAFKDFGGRFMAQMLSEVAGNQPVTILTATSGDTGAAVAHAFYKLENVQVVILYPEGKISPLQEKLFCTLGENIHTVAIKDDFDACQSLVKQAFDDEFLKKTMYLNSANSINISRLLAQICYYFEAVAQIPAEKHEHLVISVPSGNFGDLTAGLLAKSMGLPVKRFIAATNENDTVPRYLDNGKWEPHRTVATLSNAMDVSQPNNWPRIEELYRRKGWDLSDLAHGSVSDETTEETVRELAKKGYISEPHAAIAYRLLRDELQDGEYGLFLGTAHPAKFKESVERILGGELPLPKELAERADKELLSHFLPADFAQLRAFLLERAPK; this is translated from the coding sequence ATGAAATTATATAATTTGAAAGATAATCAAGAGCAAGTCAGTTTTGCTCAAGCAGTAAAACAAGGTTTGGGTAAACAGCAAGGGCTCTTTTTTCCACAAGACTTACCTTCGTTTTCTAAAGCTGAAATTGATGAATTATTAGCGCTTGATTTTGCAACACGTAGTAGCCGTATTTTAACGGCCTTTATTGGTGATGAAATTCCTGCTGATGTATTAGCAAAACGTATTAGCACAGCATTTGCATTCCCAGCACCAGTAACCCAAGTTGAAGATGATGTGAGTTGTTTAGAGCTTTTCCATGGCCCAACACTGGCATTTAAAGACTTTGGTGGTCGCTTTATGGCGCAAATGTTGTCAGAAGTTGCTGGCAACCAACCAGTGACTATTTTAACGGCAACATCAGGCGACACGGGGGCAGCTGTTGCTCATGCTTTCTACAAATTAGAAAATGTACAAGTCGTTATTCTTTATCCTGAAGGAAAAATCAGTCCGTTACAGGAAAAACTGTTCTGTACATTAGGTGAAAATATTCACACTGTTGCAATTAAAGATGACTTTGATGCTTGCCAATCATTAGTAAAACAAGCTTTTGATGATGAGTTCTTAAAGAAAACAATGTATTTGAACTCAGCAAACTCCATTAATATCAGCCGATTACTTGCTCAAATTTGTTATTACTTTGAAGCGGTTGCCCAAATTCCAGCAGAAAAACATGAACATCTAGTGATTTCGGTGCCAAGTGGTAACTTTGGTGATTTAACGGCTGGTTTATTGGCAAAATCAATGGGATTACCTGTTAAGCGTTTTATTGCTGCAACAAACGAGAACGATACTGTTCCTCGCTATTTAGATAATGGTAAATGGGAGCCTCATCGTACTGTTGCAACACTTTCTAATGCAATGGACGTTAGCCAACCAAATAACTGGCCACGTATTGAAGAATTGTATCGCCGTAAAGGTTGGGATCTTTCTGATCTTGCTCATGGTTCAGTGAGTGATGAAACAACAGAAGAAACAGTGCGTGAACTTGCGAAGAAAGGCTATATTTCAGAACCGCACGCTGCGATTGCATATCGTTTACTGCGCGATGAACTTCAAGACGGTGAATATGGTTTATTTTTAGGAACGGCTCATCCAGCGAAGTTTAAAGAAAGCGTTGAACGTATTTTGGGTGGTGAATTACCATTACCTAAAGAGCTTGCAGAGCGTGCAGATAAAGAGTTACTTTCACATTTCTTACCTGCTGATTTTGCTCAATTACGTGCATTTTTGCTTGAACGAGCACCTAAATAA